The Alosa sapidissima isolate fAloSap1 chromosome 6, fAloSap1.pri, whole genome shotgun sequence genome window below encodes:
- the psmc1b gene encoding proteasome 26S subunit, ATPase 1b, whose amino-acid sequence MGQNQSGGHGPGGGKKDDKDKKKKYEPPIPSRVGKRKKKSKGPDAASKLPLVTPHTQCRLKLLKQERIKDYLLMEEEFIRNQEQMKPLEEKQEEERSKVDDLRGTPMSVGNLEEIIDDNHAIVSTSVGSEHYVSILSFVDKDLLEPGCSVLLNHKVHAVIGVLMDDTDPLVTVMKVEKAPQETYADIGGLDGQIQEIKESVELPLTHPEYYEEMGIKPPKGVILYGAPGTGKTLLAKAVANQTSATFLRVVGSELIQKYLGDGPKLVRELFRVAEEHAPSIVFIDEIDAIGTKRYDSNSGGEREIQRTMLELLNQLDGFDSRGDVKVIMATNRIETLDPALIRPGRIDRKIEFPLPDEKTKRRIFQIHTSRMTVADDVTLDDLILAKDDLSGADIKAICTEAGLMALRERRMKVTNEDFKKSKENVLYKKQEGTPEGLYL is encoded by the exons gGACAAAACCAAAGTGGAGGTCATGGTCCTGGAGGTGGAAAGAAGGACGATAAG GATAAGAAGAAGAAATATGAGCCTCCCATTCCTTCCAGAGtagggaagaggaagaagaagtcCAAGGGGCCTGATGCTGCTAGCAAGCTACCTCTGG TTACGCCACACACCCAGTGCAGGCTGAAGCTTCTGAAGCAGGAGCGGATTAAAGACTACCTGCTGATGGAGGAGGAATTCATCAGGAACCAGGAGCAGATGAAGCCTCTTGAGGAGAAGCAAGAG GAGGAAAGGTCAAAGGTCGATGACCTGAGGGGAACCCCCATGTCAGTGGGGAATCTGGAGGAGATCATCGACGACAATCACGCCATCGTGTCCACCTCGGTGGGCTCGGAGCACTATGTCAGCATCCTGTCTTTCGTGGACAAGGACCTTCTAGAGCCTGGCTGCTCCGTGCTCCTCAACCACAAG GTTCATGCTGTAATTGGGGTGTTGATGGATGACACTGATCCACTGGTCACTGTGATGAAAGTGGAAAAGGCTCCTCAAGAGACGTATGCTGACATTGGAGGACTGGACGGTCAGATTCAGGAGATTAAG GAATCAGTGGAGCTGCCTCTTACACACCCGGAGTACTATGAGGAGATGGGGATTAAACCTCCCAAAGGTGTCATTCTCTACGGGGCACCAGGAACAG GTAAGACTCTTCTGGCCAAGGCTGTGGCCAACCAGACGTCGGCTACGTTCCTGCGCGTGGTGGGCTCTGAGCTCATCCAGAAGTATCTGGGCGACGGGCCCAAGTTGGTGCGAGAGCTCTTCAGGGTGGCGGAGGAACACGCCCCATCAATCGTCTTCATTGATGAGATTGATGCCATCGGCACCAAGAG ATATGACTCCAACTCTGGAGGTGAGAGGGAGATCCAGAGGACCATGCTGGAGCTCCTCAACCAGCTGGATGGATTTGATTCCAGAGGAGACGTCAAGGTTATCATGGCCACCAACAGGATCGAGACCCTGGACCCCGCCCTCATCAGACCAG GACGGATTGATCGTAAGATCGAGTTCCCCCTGCCAGATGAGAAAACAAAGAGGCGCATCTTCCAAATCCACACCAGCAGGATGACTGTGGCCGACGATGTGACCTTAGATGACCTCATCTTGGCCAAAGATGACCTCTCTGGTGCTGACATTAAG gcCATCTGTACTGAGGCCGGGCTCATGGCCCTTCGGGAGCGCAGGATGAAGGTCACCAACGAGGACTTCAAGAAGTCCAAAGAGAATGTTCTGTACAAGAAGCAGGAGGGCACGCCAGAAGGACTTTACCTGTAA